Sequence from the Erythrolamprus reginae isolate rEryReg1 chromosome 2, rEryReg1.hap1, whole genome shotgun sequence genome:
gagaaatagatttaatccaagaaaccttaaaaattacaagaaatagagattggaactcactattattacttaagaaaaagaaattacaattacttgatgaagaaagatggaataaaatgaagatgattataaaacatagaattaggggatgggggaacaaatcaatgaagcaaatggtacattatttgaaaaaaagaaaagaaatcccatatctctgctttaaaggacaaggaaggtgtaattaaacgtagtaatgcagaaatggaaaaaataaggagtgatttttatgggaacttatacaaaaaagaacaCATTACTTCGCAAACCATAGAGGTCAaagagaaattaacggaagaagatagacaaatgctaaatgcaaaaattacaaatgatgagatatctagagttattaaagggttgaaacctgctaaagccccaggtccagacggttttactgctgaatattataagacgtatatgaatgaattattaccgcatatggaaaaattgtttaataatgtaattaagacgtttgaaactccacagacgtggaaaatgtcagaaattataactatcccaaaaccagatcgtgatctAACCGATccaagttcttatcgccctatcagcttattaaatcaggattataaaatatttatgaaaatattggcaaacagggtggagaatattttaccaaaagtaattggagaagaccaatatggatttgttaaaggaaggaagatttatgaaccaataaggaacgtggtcaatgttatacaccatgctaccaataccaaaagaaaactaagtattctaaaattagatgtctacaaAGCCTTTGACAAAGTTAatcatgattacctatttcaactatgtaaagatttaaatatgggagattcattctgtagaattatagaaacaatatacagtagaacctcgacatacgagctgctctacttacgagcttctcgagataagagctgggaggggagagacatttttgttcgtctcccgagctcaaatccgggatacgagccgagaggagccgggcgctggcttgccttccttccttcccactcgaacaaagcgtcgcgcccccctgacgctttcggcggcttccgaagcgacgctgggctcttttgccgccaaaagcgtcagggggggtgcgacgctttgttcgagtggctctgcatcagcgcgggaaggaaggaaggcaagccagcgcccggctcctctcggctcgtatTCCGGCACTTGGTGAGCGGAGAGgcagtcgcctcccctgccgccccactctgggggtccttggcttctgctgggggtggggggatccgaacgccggcaaaggcttttttactgttactgtattccgagtgggctagcagggagatagggagcgcgcgcaaccgcccgtgcgcccccgacattgaatatgtccgctgagaagaacagagagagtgagtgagagcaacagacagcaagatagagagaaagtgagaaagagagagtgagagaaaggggggagaaagatagcaagagagagagaacaagagagagaaagagcgtgagaaagaaaacaagagagaaagagagagagagagagaaagcaaaagagacagaaagaaaacaagaaagagaaagtgagaagaagagagagaaagagggggagagagagagaaagagagaggggggagagagagaaagagagggagaggggagagatagcaagagagggagagagagaaagagagagggaaaggggggagagatagcgaggggggagagaaagagagggaaagagagggaaagggggagagaggggggggagagaaagagagagggagagagagagaggagataaaggaagaggagagagagaaaggaagagaaagaaagaaagagagagagtgagagatgctcagtgagcctttctttgaagttgcctttctttcttttttctttctttcattcttgctctttttctttctctcttttaccttcccttcctctatttcttcttttctttctccttcctaccttcttccctccctccctcccttcagtccttcctatcttactctcccctttcataagtttccttgcttccttcctctgttcctgtcccttccccctttctttctttctttctttctttctttctttctttctttctttctttctttctttctttctcttgatcgccccttttatggcgccgctgacagctagctcccccccccccccaaactggccatggaaaactggtctagcttaaagccggtccctggtgcaaaaaaggttggggacctctgtcctacaggattgggtggcagagaagttgaataaataactaatgaataaaaattaacagtttgccatgttgattgttttgggtaaaaagaggaagggaaggaaagctctcagcttatcatcttatttatAACAATaggtaaagttacatttattcttgtaaTGTCTATTTCCTGACTTGGCCTAGCAAGGTCAGAAGAAACATCAGCTTTAATGATTATTCATTTTGCACTCCATTTCTGAGACCATAGAATGAATAGGATTTCTACATCcactttctctaattctagtcCTATCAAAGGATGGTCAGAGGCTTCCCCCAGAAGGAGCAATAATAGGCTTGTGGGCCAAAGTGCTGACCAATAGTGCAGATCTGGTTGACCTTCTAATTGTTGGCATTAAAACTTTCTACTTGGCTGATTTTAATTTTTGTGCTTGCAGGCAAATTCGGGATAGGAGCGTTGGCTTCCGGTTTTCTCAGTGGGAATAAAGAGGTCTCGGTGGTGTCGGTGTTTAGAGCGAGCATGGCTCCAAAAAAGGTGTCCGGTACTGCAAAGGccgctgagaagaagaagaagatgatgatatcCATAGAAGCGAAGCAGGAGATAATTAATTTGCACGATAAAGGGACTCGTGTTATTGAACTTGCGAGGAAGTTCAAACGCAGCACGTCCACCATTTGTACAATCCTGAAGCAGAAGGACATCCTTAAAGGTGTTAAAGCAGCAAAAGGTGCGACGATAATTTCCCAACTTAGGACGTCTGTtcatgaagagatggagaggttattgttaatttggataaaagaaaaggagctggcCGGAGATACAATAACAGAGGCGGTCATCAGCGAGAAGGCTCGTGCGATATTCTCCGATCTAAAGAACAATGAACCATCCTCATCGGGAGATCCAGATGAGTTCAAGGCAAGTCATGGGTGGTTTGAAAggttcagaaaaagaagtggcattcacTCAGTAGTTAGGCATGGGGAGGCAGTGAGTGCACACATCAAGGCAGCGGAGGAGTTTGTTGTGCGTTTTGCTAGCCTGGTTGAAAAAGAAGGCTATGTCTCTCAACAGATATTTAACTGTGATGAGACTgggctgttttggaagaaaatgccccGTAGGACTTTCACTACTGCCGAGGAAAAGAGCCTGCCAGGACATAAGCCCATGAAGGACCGTCTAACCCTTGCATTGTGTGCAAACGCGTCGGGTGACTGTAAAGTAAAGCCACTTCTCGTGTACCATTCAGAGAATCCTCGCGCGTTCAAGACGCACAAAATCCTAAAGGAAAAACTCCATGTCATGTGGCGCTCCAATGCAAGGGCATGGGTAACGAGGCAGTTCTTTGTGGACTGGGTAAATCTTGTTTTTGGTCCTACGGTGAAGACATATCTTTTGAATAATGAACTCCCCCTACAAGCCTTACTGCTGCTCGACAATGCTCCAGGCCACCCACCTGCTCTTCAAGAGGACATCCTTCAAGAATTTCAGTTTGTGAAGgttgtctttctcccacccaacacgacttcaatcctgcaaccaatggatcagcaGGTCATAGCTAACTTCAAGATGCTGTACACGAAGCATCTGTTCCGCCAATGTTTCGATGTAACAGAGAACACCAACTTGACACTGCATGAGTTTTGGAAGGATCATTTTAACATCGTTTCTTGCCTTGACTTCATTGACCTTGCCTGGCAAGAAGTGTCAAGGCGAAACTTGAACTCGGCGTGGAAGAAGTTGTGGCCTGCTGCTGTTGCACCAAGGGACTCTGCTGAGCCCGAGGGTGAGACCGAGGACATCACCGAGACTGACACCCCATTGGAGGAGATTGTGTCACTCGGTAAGTGTATGGGTCTGGAGGTAGACGAGGGTGACATCAATGAGCTTGTCGAAGAGCATGAAGAACTGCTCTCTACAGAGGACCTGAAGGCGCTCCATGAGATGCAACAGATGGAGATGACCCAAGAGATGAGCAGCAGTGAGGAAGAGGTACAGGAACCACAGAAAGTCATTTCTACCAGTGAAATAAAAGCGATGCTAGCGCAGTGGGAGAACGTTGTTAGTTTCATCGAAAAAAATCACCCAGAGAAAGTAGCCACGAGTCGTTCAGCTGCACTGCTCAATGACACCTCATTGACTCACTTTcgcaacattttgaaaagcaggcaagagcagatgtcattggataaatttcttatgaaaagagctgctccaagtgaaagtgcagccaaaaaggcaaaaacagatgattaggctactgtgtacatatgtaaatttaaaagtttaagaaagtttacaagttaagtgaaagaaacttcattattcatttatatgtacatgtacatttcttcattaaaaacatgtctttctgcataatttagactaactttgtgagttttttgagggctggaaccaattaaaattatttacattaattcctatggggaaaagtcgttcgagataagagctgctcgacttaagagcccatgtccggaacgaattaaactcgtatctcgaggtactactgtattccaaatgtggtctcaccagcactctatatagcgggatcataatctccctcttcctgcttgttataccactagctatgcagccaagcatcctacttgctttccctaccgcctgactgcactgttcacccattttgaggctgtcagaaatcactacccctaaatccttttcttctgaaggatttaggggtagtgatttctagtGCAGGGACGCTTTAATTTTAAGTATTTTGTGGATAGATAGACTTTATTGCCCACTTGGAAAGGTGGCCGGGGGGGACAGCATTTGTTGGCTTgagttttatttttgtattttattatttatttattcgatttttatgccgcccttcttcttagactcagggcggcttacaacatgttagcaatagcacttttttaacagcgGGGTTTTGCTAGTTCTCGTAGGGCACACTTGGTATTCCCCCATGCTGccttcagtgattccatccattcatttaataATATGGATGAAGGGGATTCCCAGGCCACTCAAGCATGGGGATAAACTCCATGATGCTGGTGACTTGGGAAGTTGTGAAACGGGTACTGCTGTGCACTGCGTTATTGCATGCTACCCCGGCGAACAGCAGCAGCTCTGCCCAGTTGGACTGCTGGTAGTGGACATAGCGCCATGGCGTTTACTCATTCCACTACCCCATTTGTACTCAGTTGGAAAGCCGAATGTGGTGGTGAATTAGACCCCTCTATGGGAAATGATTTTGCGGGGGACCCCATGCAGCCTAGAGATCTGCTTTATGAACAATTTTGCGAGCTTTTCTGCAGACGGGAGGTCAGAGCAAGCTGTGATATGGGCTGGCTTTGAAAGTGACCTCCATTCTCAATAAAATCCATGGCAATCTCCTCCCAAGGTCAGGAGGGTATGCCACTTGTTGGATTGATCCAGGAGGCCTCTTCCCTAACCTTTTTTTCGTGGCTTTTTTTCAtgggattagaacggcccccaccctccttgcctttcgcaagttactcaagacccacctttgtcgccaggcgtggagtaactgagatacccctgaACACATATAGCTTtaatgaatggtatgattgtattgcatggttcttaatgatgggttttaaatgtttttgttttctttttacatattggatttgtatattgttgtgagccgctccgagtctccggagaggggtggcatacaaaaataataaattaaattaaaaattaaatgacACCCAGGCCTTACGGAAAGCTagtagggtgggaacagtacggacttctgggggggggaaggagttGATTTCATAAAGCATTCCCACATGATGctctggtcataagtgtgaaaaatggtcacgagtcacttttttcagtgccattgtaacttcgaacagtcattaaatgaactgctgtaagttgaggtctacctgtagTTTCTCTGCTGCTGTGAAGACACCTATTATCAACTAATCCATGAAATCAGCAGGCATTGAGTGCCACTCTGAAGAGACTTGAGATGAATTTTTATGCAGTATAATTGACGTCCTCCTAACTTGCTTGTTCTTTTAGGAAGCTCCGACCATCAACGGTACTTCCTTGGAGAAGTGACAGACTTGCCCAAGGGAATGTATAACAGCAGCAGGATGGGGGCCACTTCTGACTCTCCAGGGAGCCAGAAAATCCCACTGAAGGAAAAACTGCACAAATGCCAATATTGTGGGAAGCTCTCTGACTGCCGCGCCCACTTGGTGATTCACGAGCgaacccacacaggggagaaacctcaCCAATGCTcagagtgtgggaagagcttcacCCGGAAGGCATCTCTGATTATCCACGAGAGGTTCCATACGGGCGAGAAACCCTACAGATGCTCGTTGTGCGGCAAAACCTTCGGCGATAAAATCGGGCGCCTCATCCACAAGAGAACTCACACTGGGGAGAAGCCGTACAAGTGCGCCGAGTGCGGGAAGAGCTTTGGCACTCGTTGCAACCTCCTGAGGCACCGCAGAGTCCACACGGGCGAGAAACCCTACCGTTGCTCGGACTGCGGCCAGAGTTTCCGATACAGACCGCAGTTAGTGATCCACGAAgggacccacacaggggagaagccatataaatgtgcCGACTGTGGAGAAACTTTCAGTCAGACGCGGCATCTGGTGATACACAAGTGGTCTCACACGGGAGAGAGGCCTCACCAATGCGCCGTCTGCGGTAAAAGTTTCAATCAAAAGTCGGATCTTGTTACGCACAACAGGACCCACACTGGGGAGAAGCTGTTCGtctgccctgactgtgggaagaGTTTTATTTCGAGTTGCCAGCTGAGGAAGCACGAGAGAATTCACACCGGGGAGAAACCGTATCAATGCTCAGAGTGCGGGAAATGCTTCACTTACAGTTCCCACCTCACCATGCACAGGCGGACACACACGGGCGAGAAACCCTACCAATGcctggattgtgggaaatgtttcatttCTAGTTCTCACTTCACCGCCCATAAAAGGACACACAGTGGCGAGAAGCCCTACCAGTGTACCTACTGCGGGAATAGTTTCATCCAGCGATCGCAGCTGGCCAAACACGAGAGGTCGCACACGGGAGAGAAGCCGTTCGTCTGTTCCGAATGTGGGCGGAGATTCCGGTGGAGCCAAGGGCTCAAAAAGCACACGAGGACTCACACTGGCGAGAAGCCGTACGGATGCTCCGCCTGCGACAAAACTTTCTCCAGTTCTTCTAATCTGTCCAGGCATCAGAAAATCCATGCTAGGGAGAAGCTGTAATGGGGCGTTTTTACACAAAAGATGGTAGGGCGATCGAAGTAGCTCGTTTACAGGTAGACCTCGTTCGAAATGACAATTGACTTGAAAAGGGGGACTTACAACCTGTATTTGCAGTTCTGACGATTGGGGCCCCTCCACAGTCATGTGATAAAAAATTTCAGGCACGTGGCAACAGAACATTTGCGGTATCCCACAGTGACCTGACCACCTTTATGCAAtggtagtttgtttatttatttattagatttgtatgccgcctctctctgtagactcggggtggctcacaacagtgataaaacaatatgccataacaaatctaatattgaagtctaaaataacaatttacattagaagctaaaaaaccccattacagtggtacctcgacatacgagtttaattcgttccagacccgagctcgtaagtcgatcaactcgcatctcgaacgaatgcctgtagagtttgtttttcgcgccgagataactgggagcaaggagattcttgcgccacctagtggaagctcggctcatatttGAGCTTGgttgtcgaacagaaattttgcttgcgtctcggctcgtaacttggaatactcgcatgtggagcagctcgtatctagaggtactactgtatataaaaagcatacaaacaaacataccatacataaaactacataggcaaggggagatgtctcagctcccccatgcctgacggcagaggtgggttttaagaagcttacgaaaggcgaggagggtgggggcagtcctaatctctggggagagctggttccagagggtcggggccgccacaaagaaggctgttcccctgggtcccgccagccgacattgtttagtcgacgggacccggagaaagccaactctgtgggacctaaccggccgctgggattcgtgcggcagaaggcggtctcgcagatattctggtccggtgccatgaagggctttataggtcataaccaacactttgaattgtgaccagaaactgatcagcaaccaatgcagactgcggagtgttggtgaaacttgggcatacttgggaaagtccatgataggtctcgcagctgcattctgcacgatctgaagtttccgaacacttttcagaggtagccccatgtagagaacgttacagtagtcgagcctcgaggtgatgagggcatgagtgactgcccccctcgccacagctgaaagatgtttctctaatgtgagctctggatcgaggaggacgcctaagttgcagaccctctctgagggggtcagtaattcccccccccagggtaatggacgaacagatgaaattgtctttgggaggcaaaacccatagccactccgtcttatcagggttgagtttgagtctgttgacacccatccagaccctaacagcctccaggcaccggcacatcacttccatttaGTTCAAATGTTATCTGGAAAATTGACAGTGTTGGATTTAGGACCCGTCGCTTAGTAACCGTTGGTTACGATGAACCTCCCAAGGGGAACGTATGACCAGATTTGATCTGATGGTTGACATTCCCTCCAACAATAACTTTGACTGtaattttgggcacttggcaatcaAGTTGCAtaattttgggcacttggcaatcaAGTTGCATTTACAGTCTTTTGCAATGTCcagtggtcacatgactgcaccCTAAATTGATTAGCGGAGGGATTCAGTCAAGATCAAGTggatactaataccactctataaagccttagtaataccacacctagaatacagcatccagttttggtcatcacactataaaaaagattttGAGAGTCTAGAAATAGttcagagaacagcaacaaagatgattaggtgattggagactgttgtggttggctctggcccagctcctgccccagggaatgtggaggtggaggcaggggaaacatcaacatgtcccaggcctgttttgttgccggcagagtcagggagtgcagtttcctcggacgaagaagaaggtgggggtgacttggaagaggggggcttggcacacagcccaggaagccaatcaccattatcttcggtcgattcggatgatgaagtgttagacccacgcaggtgcagacttatgcatcgaagagaccaattgaggacatattacaggggataagagaggccacctgtgtttgggtggggctccagtaattagagctgcgattatctgatcgcagttcttcaggatcgtgcctagctgtgtctgaactttgtggatttttcacgcctttgacaccaaagcagagtaaagtgtgtgtgtgtttcacttcgtgggaagaaggagggctgtgacgtttcttcacagctactagctaagtacttaaggactgattaagggacttgtacagccgacaaggttgttttggggaagagtgctctttgcaatacaaaaagggtgctttgtttcttttgaattttgtgataaaggacattgttttgaattttcaaacgtgtgtgtgtgtgtctgaaatttgtacccttgaatcttcaggaggctcctaccagagagcccggcagaacagagacTAAAACTTACTAAAAATGATTGCTGGAACTGGACATAGTGAAGACAAGGACCAAGgctaacatgatagcagtcttgcaATATTTGAGGGTCTGTCAAAGTGGGAAGGGggttcaacttattttccaaagcatctggaggccagacaaggaataacagatggaaactgaacacgagagtttcaacctagaaataaggagaatcaTTTTTGGCCAACATGAGTGAAGCTGCCTCCCTTTAAGCTTCTGGACTGATGTGCACTAAATCCACAGAAAATCCGTCACAAAATTGAGCATTAGTTTTGATTTATGCTGAGAATCACTCATATGAAAGGGCAGTTTTCTGCACATTAGTAACCTCCAAGTATTTTGCCCAAGCTATTTAGGAACAATAAGGCTGAAATCTAACCCATCTAGAAATTGGGAAGGCTACTAGCAATTTTGCCCTCTAGCAAGTTCTGGAGATGAAGATGGAAATATAATACCTCCTATCTAAATCTGATTTGGAAGCAATACTTGTTAATAAATAGAACATTTTGCTTCATGGAGTGGTGCGTGCTCTATTGttgaaggttttcaagaaaagagtagacatctatctttctgtctatctgtctttctatctatctatctttctttctttcttttattttctttctatctatttttatcaCCTCCCATGGAGATGAGTAAAGGCTTCTTccacatgtttccaaccaatgcctttttgtgctattttttttgccaattgagcctgcaatacttgctgatgtcaatccatcttgttttagaACTCTTTCATGgatgctctctctcgctctcttccttccttccttccttccttccttccttccttccttccttccttctttcctgtctgtctgtctatctatctatctattatctacctgcctacctacctacctattgtcAAGAGAACCTGTAAAGTCTACTGTGGCAAACAATCAGAAGGCCTCAAATTGCTCCTTAGCAGACTAAACTTTGTCAAAGTCTAGAGCTGCGCCTATTAAAACAATGGAGCTGGAAAAAGCACCATCAGACCCCTGGTATGCTTTATAAGGTTAGATATTGATGAAAAAACAGCATCTATTATTGCTGTAAGTtatcctgagtcctatgggattaaattaaattaaatctccaTCCAAGAATTTGCATGGCTGAAGGATGGTGGGCCTTGTAGTCCGATGATATCTGCAGGTCTGCCTCGCCCCTCTTCAGCATCAGTGCCTTCCTAACTCGCATgcagatttcattcattcattcattcattcattcattcattcattcattcattcattcattggatttatatgccgcctctctctgaggactcggggtggcttacaacatataaaaggaccaatataaacatcctaaatcctattaatttaactaattaatctaaaagccctagtaacattaaaaatcactcattacCATTCCCTGACATACATTATgttcgtcagccagggggctagagtccatggccccaagcctggtggcattcTTTTACCATTGCACTGATAGTcagtctttctttaaaaaaaaaatagaagtatcatgagaaaatattattttactgaaagagtagtagatgcttggaacaaacttccagcagatgtggttggtatatccatagtaactgaatttaaacttgcctgggataaacatatatccatcctaagataaaatacaagaaatagtataagggcagactagatggaccatgaagtcattttctgccatcaatcttatatgtttctatattttctgcagtcaattttggagtgattttacattcattcattcattcattcattcattcattcattcattcattcattcagttagttagttagttagttagttagtcagtccaatatataatacacattgaagagaatagatatgtagtaatataaataaagaaaag
This genomic interval carries:
- the LOC139163227 gene encoding zinc finger protein 721-like, translated to MSFYSFNDEIALNSSRSSDHQRYFLGEVTDLPKGMYNSSRMGATSDSPGSQKTPLKEKLHKCQYCGKLSECRAHLVIHERTHTGEKPHQCSECGKSFTRKASLIIHKRFHTGEKPYRCSLCGKTFGDKIGRLIHERTHTGEKPYKCAECGKSFGTRCNLLRHGRVHTGEKPYRCSDCGQNFRYRPQLVIHEGTHTGEKPYKCADCGETFSQTRHLVIHKWSHTGERPHQCAVCGKSFNQNSDLVTHTRTHTGEKPYVCPDCGKSFFSSCQLRKHERIHTGEKPYQCSECGKCFTYSSHLTTHKRTHTGEKPYQCPDCGKCFISSSHFTAHKKTHSGEKPYQCTYCGNSFIQRSQLAKHERTHTGEKPYRCSACDKTFSSSSNLSRHQKIHAREKLGNKEVSVVSVFRASMAPKKVSGTAKAAEKKKKMMISIEAKQEIINLHDKGTRVIELARKFKRSTSTICTILKQKDILKGVKAAKGATIISQLRTSVHEEMERLLLIWIKEKELAGDTITEAVISEKARAIFSDLKNNEPSSSGDPDEFKASHGWFERFRKRSGIHSVVRHGEAVSAHIKAAEEFVVRFASLVEKEGYVSQQIFNCDETGLFWKKMPRRTFTTAEEKSLPGHKPMKDRLTLALCANASGDCKVKPLLVYHSENPRAFKTHKILKEKLHVMWRSNARAWVTRQFFVDWVNLVFGPTVKTYLLNNELPLQALLLLDNAPGHPPALQEDILQEFQFVKVVFLPPNTTSILQPMDQQVIANFKMLYTKHLFRQCFDVTENTNLTLHEFWKDHFNIVSCLDFIDLAWQEVSRRNLNSAWKKLWPAAVAPRDSAEPEGETEDITETDTPLEEIVSLGKCMGLEVDEGDINELVEEHEELLSTEDLKALHEMQQMEMTQEMSSSEEEVQEPQKVISTSEIKAMLAQWENVVSFIEKNHPEKVATSRSAALLNDTSLTHFRNILKSRQEQMSLDKFLMKRAAPRSSDHQRYFLGEVTDLPKGMYNSSRMGATSDSPGSQKIPLKEKLHKCQYCGKLSDCRAHLVIHERTHTGEKPHQCSECGKSFTRKASLIIHERFHTGEKPYRCSLCGKTFGDKIGRLIHKRTHTGEKPYKCAECGKSFGTRCNLLRHRRVHTGEKPYRCSDCGQSFRYRPQLVIHEGTHTGEKPYKCADCGETFSQTRHLVIHKWSHTGERPHQCAVCGKSFNQKSDLVTHNRTHTGEKLFVCPDCGKSFISSCQLRKHERIHTGEKPYQCSECGKCFTYSSHLTMHRRTHTGEKPYQCLDCGKCFISSSHFTAHKRTHSGEKPYQCTYCGNSFIQRSQLAKHERSHTGEKPFVCSECGRRFRWSQGLKKHTRTHTGEKPYGCSACDKTFSSSSNLSRHQKIHAREKL